In the Acidovorax sp. A79 genome, one interval contains:
- a CDS encoding SirB1 family protein: MSLSYSVPTSLEYFASLVQSDDHFPLLEAAASLAHDEYPELDVQQLLGDMDQLLARIKRRLPADAPALQRLRTLNQFFFADLGFGGNVNNYYDPENSYLNAVLRTRRGIPISLAVLWMELAQGLGLHARGIAFPGHFMVKVLLPKGQVVLDPISGQSLSREELAERLEPYKRRNGLVDDYDVPLGLYLQAATPRDIIARMLRNLKEVHRTQQDWQRLITVLDRLIVLLPEAWGERRDRGLAHAERGNTAEAVADLQAYLAHAEDGLDIDLIADRLNALRG, from the coding sequence ATGTCCCTGAGCTATTCCGTGCCCACCTCGCTGGAGTACTTTGCATCGCTGGTGCAGAGCGACGACCACTTTCCGCTGCTGGAGGCCGCGGCCAGCCTGGCCCACGACGAGTACCCGGAACTGGATGTGCAGCAGTTGCTGGGCGACATGGACCAGCTGCTCGCCCGCATCAAGCGCCGCCTGCCCGCCGATGCGCCCGCGCTGCAGCGCCTGCGCACCCTCAACCAGTTCTTCTTCGCCGACCTGGGTTTTGGCGGCAACGTCAACAACTACTACGACCCCGAGAACAGCTACCTCAACGCCGTGCTGCGCACGCGCCGGGGCATCCCGATTTCGCTGGCCGTGCTGTGGATGGAGCTGGCCCAGGGCCTGGGCCTGCATGCGCGGGGCATCGCGTTCCCCGGGCATTTCATGGTCAAGGTGCTGCTGCCCAAGGGGCAGGTGGTGCTCGACCCGATCTCGGGCCAGTCGCTCAGCCGCGAGGAACTGGCCGAGCGGCTGGAACCCTACAAGCGCCGCAACGGCTTGGTGGACGACTACGATGTGCCGCTGGGCCTGTACCTCCAGGCGGCCACGCCGCGCGACATCATCGCGCGCATGCTGCGCAACCTGAAAGAGGTGCACCGCACCCAGCAGGACTGGCAGCGCCTGATCACCGTGCTCGACCGGCTCATCGTGCTGCTGCCCGAGGCCTGGGGCGAGCGGCGCGACCGGGGGCTGGCCCATGCCGAGCGGGGCAATACGGCCGAGGCCGTGGCCGACCTGCAGGCCTATCTGGCCCATGCCGAAGACGGTCTGGACATCGACCTGATTGCCGACCGCCTCAACGCACTGCGCGGCTAG
- a CDS encoding plasmid replication/partition related protein, giving the protein MNIVVNEELKAYIEPLTPDEHEALERSILAEGCRDALVLWGDVLVDGHNRYGICQKHGLPFQTVQNPRFQSMEDVHLWMIDQHLGRRSVSDFQRGVLALRKREIMAERKARAPEPSESPDTLAADAPAAPEAAAALPAPDPLASREAIARAARLSSSQVVMIEKIQKQAAPELVAAVKSGTISINAAAAVSTLPAEEQVAAVAAGKDELKQAAKRVRELNKRKPRDEARSEEEEEKEEKAAPQPGTGAEGSADELQALRHRVAELTAENTELRRQLAQLRADQPAHSAPF; this is encoded by the coding sequence ATGAACATCGTCGTCAACGAAGAACTCAAAGCCTATATCGAACCCCTGACCCCCGACGAGCACGAGGCCCTGGAGCGCAGCATCCTGGCCGAGGGCTGCCGCGACGCGCTGGTGCTGTGGGGCGACGTGCTGGTGGACGGCCACAACCGCTACGGCATCTGCCAGAAGCACGGCCTGCCCTTCCAGACGGTGCAGAACCCGCGTTTCCAGTCGATGGAGGACGTGCACCTGTGGATGATCGACCAGCACCTGGGGCGCCGCAGCGTGTCGGACTTCCAGCGCGGTGTGCTGGCCCTGCGCAAGCGCGAGATCATGGCCGAGCGCAAGGCGCGCGCCCCGGAGCCTTCGGAGTCACCCGACACCCTGGCCGCGGACGCCCCGGCGGCGCCCGAGGCCGCTGCCGCCCTGCCCGCCCCCGATCCGCTGGCCAGCCGCGAGGCCATCGCCCGGGCCGCGCGGCTGAGCAGCAGCCAGGTGGTGATGATCGAGAAGATCCAGAAGCAGGCCGCCCCCGAGCTGGTGGCCGCCGTGAAGTCCGGCACCATTTCCATCAACGCCGCCGCCGCCGTGTCCACGCTGCCCGCCGAGGAGCAGGTGGCGGCCGTCGCCGCGGGCAAGGATGAGCTCAAGCAGGCCGCCAAGCGCGTGCGCGAACTCAACAAGCGCAAGCCGCGCGACGAAGCGCGTTCAGAAGAAGAAGAAGAAAAGGAAGAAAAGGCCGCGCCACAGCCGGGCACGGGCGCCGAGGGAAGTGCCGACGAGCTGCAGGCCCTGCGCCACCGCGTGGCGGAACTCACCGCCGAGAACACCGAGCTGCGCCGGCAGCTGGCACAGCTACGGGCCGACCAGCCCGCGCACAGCGCACCGTTCTAG
- a CDS encoding transporter encodes MNAHLNYGGDAAGLICGYLLDADAPPREVDSAQAAQWLSALRHPPATGTAAPQAEHATTFLWLHFNLRHAQAVRWMERHAGLPEAFFDALKDRSVSTRIERDDDTLIAVLNDAHFDFAFEPSDIATLWTSVAPRLMVTGRTRPLRSVDALRTAVRSGQAPRSSVALLAELMRTQASGLVDIVRGVTQRIDDVEDELLAGRLDHKRARLGVLRRLLVRLQRLLAPEPAALFRLLQHPPAWMGADDAQELRDSTEEFSVVLRDMQGLQERIKLLQEEIAANVQEANSRSLFVLTVVTVLALPINILAGLFGMNVGGVPLADNGHGFWIIVAVVAAFTAVAGWLALRDTHDR; translated from the coding sequence GTGAATGCCCACCTGAACTACGGCGGCGATGCCGCCGGGCTGATCTGCGGCTATCTGCTGGATGCCGACGCACCCCCGCGCGAAGTCGATTCGGCGCAGGCCGCGCAGTGGCTGAGCGCGCTGCGGCATCCGCCAGCCACGGGCACCGCAGCGCCGCAAGCGGAGCACGCCACCACCTTCCTGTGGCTGCATTTCAACCTGCGCCACGCGCAGGCCGTGCGCTGGATGGAGCGGCACGCCGGCCTGCCCGAGGCCTTCTTCGATGCGCTCAAGGACCGCTCGGTATCGACGCGCATCGAGCGCGACGACGACACGCTGATCGCCGTCCTCAACGACGCGCACTTCGACTTCGCGTTCGAGCCCTCGGACATCGCCACGCTCTGGACCAGCGTGGCGCCGCGCCTGATGGTGACCGGGCGCACGCGGCCGCTGCGCTCGGTGGATGCGCTGCGCACGGCGGTGCGCAGCGGGCAGGCGCCGCGATCCAGCGTGGCCCTGCTGGCCGAACTGATGCGCACCCAGGCCTCGGGCCTGGTGGACATCGTGCGCGGCGTGACCCAGCGCATCGACGACGTGGAGGACGAGCTGCTGGCCGGCCGCCTGGACCACAAGCGCGCGCGGCTCGGGGTGCTGCGGCGCCTGCTCGTGCGCCTGCAGCGGCTGCTGGCCCCCGAGCCCGCCGCGCTGTTTCGCCTGCTGCAGCACCCGCCCGCATGGATGGGCGCGGACGATGCCCAGGAGCTGCGCGACTCCACGGAGGAATTCTCGGTGGTGCTGCGCGACATGCAGGGCCTGCAGGAGCGCATCAAGCTGCTGCAGGAAGAGATCGCCGCCAACGTGCAGGAAGCCAACAGCCGCAGCCTCTTCGTGCTGACGGTGGTGACCGTGCTGGCCCTGCCCATCAACATCCTGGCGGGGCTGTTCGGCATGAACGTGGGCGGCGTGCCGCTGGCGGACAACGGGCACGGTTTCTGGATCATCGTGGCCGTGGTGGCCGCCTTCACGGCGGTGGCGGGCTGGCTGGCGCTGCGGGACACCCACGATCGGTAG
- the ppk2 gene encoding polyphosphate kinase 2: MFHQNTLDTQDLMQRIANDLIDSYDEELELEIEDRNVDDLGVPQPTDKLARQLYFKELFRLQGELVKLQDWVQHSRQKVVILFEGRDAAGKGGVIKRITQRLNPRVARVAALPAPNDRERTQWYFQRYVAHLPAAGEMVLFDRSWYNRAGVERVMGFCTDDEYEEFFRTVPEFEKMLVRSGITLVKYWFSITDEEQHLRFLGRIHDPLKQWKLSPMDLESRVRWEAYTKAKETMLERTHIPEAPWWVVQAVDKKKARLNCIAHLLSQLPYQEVPHPAVVLPDRVRNPEYLRQPVPASMYVPEAY, from the coding sequence ATGTTTCACCAGAACACCCTTGACACCCAGGACTTGATGCAGCGCATCGCCAACGACCTGATCGACAGCTACGACGAAGAGCTGGAGCTGGAGATCGAGGACCGCAACGTGGACGATCTCGGCGTCCCCCAGCCCACGGACAAGCTGGCGCGCCAGCTTTACTTCAAGGAGCTGTTCCGCCTGCAGGGCGAGCTCGTCAAGCTGCAGGACTGGGTGCAGCACAGCCGCCAGAAGGTGGTGATCCTGTTCGAGGGGCGCGACGCGGCGGGCAAGGGCGGCGTGATCAAGCGCATCACCCAGCGCCTGAACCCGCGCGTGGCCCGCGTGGCCGCGCTGCCCGCGCCCAACGACCGCGAGCGCACGCAGTGGTACTTCCAGCGCTATGTGGCGCACCTGCCCGCCGCCGGCGAAATGGTGCTGTTCGACCGCAGCTGGTACAACCGCGCGGGTGTCGAGCGGGTCATGGGCTTTTGCACCGACGACGAATACGAGGAATTCTTCCGCACGGTGCCCGAGTTCGAGAAGATGCTGGTGCGTTCGGGCATCACGCTCGTCAAGTACTGGTTCTCGATCACCGACGAGGAGCAGCACCTGCGCTTCCTCGGGCGCATCCACGACCCGCTCAAGCAGTGGAAGCTCAGCCCCATGGACCTGGAAAGCCGCGTGCGCTGGGAGGCCTATACCAAGGCCAAGGAAACCATGCTGGAACGCACCCACATCCCCGAGGCGCCCTGGTGGGTGGTGCAGGCGGTGGACAAGAAAAAGGCGCGCCTGAACTGCATCGCCCACCTGCTGTCGCAGCTGCCCTACCAGGAGGTGCCGCATCCGGCGGTGGTGCTGCCCGACCGCGTGCGCAACCCCGAGTACCTGCGCCAGCCGGTGCCCGCGTCGATGTACGTGCCCGAGGCGTACTGA
- a CDS encoding GlxA family transcriptional regulator, which translates to MQDMPPAPIHVYFALLPGSLVLDWAGPAEALRIANQTLRARGLPERFVQHFVSPTPESMTSVGVALTGLAPLPEVLPSPAWVVLVGLPGRRIDVGHGEAQALLHWLRGLRPVAGQLELVTVCAGAVLAAHAGLLTGRRATTHHLHLDELAEVDPRCDVAANRVFVTDGPIYTSAGVTTGIDLLLHRISDLCGPTVAVQVAQAMVIGLRRGPDDPQFSPFLHHRNHLHAALHRVQDAVGQQPQADWSVPAMAEVAHTSPRHLTRLFLEHAGIAPLAYLRRIRLATAEAALQSGRNVTQAAQMAGFSSDTQLRRAWHQFGRGGTPSQGTARRPH; encoded by the coding sequence ATGCAGGACATGCCACCCGCCCCCATCCACGTCTATTTCGCGCTGCTGCCCGGCAGCCTGGTGCTGGACTGGGCAGGCCCCGCGGAGGCGCTGCGCATCGCCAACCAGACGCTGCGCGCACGGGGCCTGCCCGAGCGCTTCGTGCAGCACTTCGTGAGCCCCACGCCCGAGTCCATGACCTCCGTGGGCGTCGCGCTCACGGGCCTGGCGCCGTTGCCCGAGGTGCTGCCCAGCCCCGCCTGGGTGGTGCTGGTGGGCCTGCCGGGCCGGCGCATCGACGTGGGCCACGGCGAGGCCCAGGCGCTGCTGCACTGGCTGCGCGGCCTGCGCCCGGTGGCCGGGCAGCTCGAGCTGGTCACCGTGTGCGCCGGGGCGGTGCTCGCCGCGCATGCCGGCCTGCTCACCGGCCGGCGCGCCACCACGCACCACCTGCACCTCGACGAACTGGCCGAGGTGGACCCGCGCTGCGACGTGGCCGCCAACCGCGTGTTCGTGACCGACGGGCCCATCTACACCAGCGCGGGCGTCACCACCGGCATCGACCTGCTGCTGCACCGCATCTCGGACCTGTGCGGCCCCACCGTGGCCGTGCAGGTGGCGCAGGCGATGGTGATCGGGCTTCGCCGGGGCCCGGACGACCCGCAGTTCTCGCCCTTCCTGCACCACCGCAACCACCTGCACGCCGCGCTGCACCGCGTGCAGGACGCCGTGGGCCAGCAACCCCAGGCCGACTGGAGCGTGCCCGCCATGGCGGAGGTGGCGCACACCTCGCCCCGGCACCTCACAAGGCTGTTCCTGGAGCATGCGGGCATCGCGCCGCTGGCGTACCTGCGCCGCATCCGACTGGCCACGGCCGAAGCGGCCCTGCAGTCCGGGCGCAACGTCACCCAGGCCGCGCAGATGGCGGGCTTCAGCTCCGACACGCAGCTGCGCCGCGCCTGGCACCAGTTCGGCCGGGGCGGCACGCCGTCCCAGGGCACGGCGCGGCGGCCCCACTGA
- a CDS encoding DJ-1/PfpI family protein gives MTEATLAPHPLKIAILVFDDVEALDLAGPYEVFTTATRMQQRLRPGAPAPFAVQCVARGMQPVQARAGLRVLPDADFATAVAPDVLIVPGGVVDAAAACAQTRAWVARAARGARVTASVCTGAFILAAAGVVTEGPVTTHWEDIADLRAQFPALNVQENVRWVDRGAFVTSAGISAGIDMSLHLVTRLAGSALSQRTARQMDTPWNPAP, from the coding sequence ATGACCGAAGCCACCCTTGCCCCCCATCCGCTGAAGATCGCCATCCTCGTCTTCGACGACGTGGAGGCCCTTGACCTCGCGGGCCCCTACGAGGTGTTCACCACCGCCACCCGCATGCAGCAGCGCCTGCGGCCCGGCGCACCCGCGCCCTTTGCCGTGCAGTGCGTGGCGCGCGGCATGCAGCCGGTGCAGGCGCGCGCCGGCCTGCGGGTGCTGCCCGATGCCGACTTCGCCACCGCCGTGGCGCCGGACGTGCTCATCGTGCCCGGGGGCGTGGTCGATGCAGCCGCCGCCTGCGCCCAGACGCGCGCCTGGGTGGCCCGGGCCGCGCGCGGCGCGCGGGTCACGGCCTCGGTATGCACCGGCGCGTTCATCCTGGCGGCGGCCGGCGTGGTCACCGAAGGGCCCGTCACCACGCACTGGGAGGACATCGCGGACCTGCGCGCGCAGTTTCCCGCGCTCAACGTGCAGGAGAATGTGCGCTGGGTGGACCGGGGCGCGTTCGTCACGTCTGCGGGCATCAGCGCGGGCATCGACATGAGCCTGCATCTGGTCACGCGCCTGGCGGGCTCGGCGCTCTCCCAGCGCACCGCCCGCCAGATGGACACGCCCTGGAATCCCGCGCCCTGA
- a CDS encoding carbon-nitrogen hydrolase family protein codes for MRATVCELPCQPVLLEAAWAALCAHTRAERSGLVLLPEFAFVEPLWETLPPEPAHWDAAVALSDAWQARLHALDTDWVVGARPVTVGGQRFNEGFAWSRQGGYLPLRRKFHLPDEPGGWEAHWFERGDAAFPRLQAGALGFGLNICSELWALDTYGAYAALGGVQAILSPRATAAATTAKWLAVGTVAAVRTGAYSLSSNRVDAAAGTYGGAGWAISPDGAMLARTTPAQPFCTVDLDLQAVAAAQDTYPRYVFSTPTPPQPATAP; via the coding sequence ATGCGCGCCACCGTCTGTGAACTTCCCTGCCAACCCGTGCTGCTGGAGGCCGCCTGGGCCGCCCTGTGCGCGCACACCCGCGCCGAGCGGTCCGGGCTGGTGCTGCTGCCCGAGTTCGCGTTTGTCGAACCCCTGTGGGAGACCCTGCCCCCCGAACCCGCCCACTGGGATGCCGCCGTGGCGCTGAGCGACGCCTGGCAAGCCCGCCTGCACGCGCTGGACACCGACTGGGTGGTGGGCGCCCGCCCGGTCACGGTGGGCGGACAGCGCTTCAACGAGGGCTTTGCCTGGTCGCGCCAGGGCGGCTACCTGCCGCTGCGGCGCAAGTTCCACCTGCCCGACGAACCCGGCGGCTGGGAGGCGCACTGGTTCGAGCGCGGCGACGCCGCCTTCCCCCGCCTGCAGGCCGGTGCGCTCGGCTTCGGGCTCAATATCTGCTCCGAACTCTGGGCACTGGACACCTACGGCGCCTATGCCGCGCTCGGCGGCGTGCAGGCCATCCTGTCGCCGCGTGCCACGGCGGCGGCCACCACCGCCAAATGGCTGGCGGTGGGCACCGTGGCCGCCGTGCGCACGGGGGCCTACAGCCTGTCGTCCAACCGCGTGGATGCCGCCGCCGGCACCTATGGCGGCGCGGGCTGGGCCATCAGCCCCGACGGCGCCATGCTTGCGCGCACCACGCCCGCACAGCCCTTTTGCACCGTGGACCTGGACTTGCAGGCGGTCGCCGCCGCGCAGGACACCTACCCGCGCTACGTCTTTTCCACCCCCACGCCACCCCAGCCCGCCACCGCACCATGA
- a CDS encoding PHB depolymerase family esterase, which produces MAPRSRLFSLSALTRAYQRNLKALVRATRPARPVRRKAAVPLAAPVAARAGAAAPGARAPRSPAVRGEWLAGVAPGPAGARRYHLYIPPGLAPRPGERFPLLVMLHGCGQTGRDLAIASRMNRLAARERFLVLYPEQERVANAHGCWNWFERRSGKAQAEAATLLAAVDKVARRQPVDLARVAVAGLSAGASMAVLMAALYPHRFCAVAMHSGVAPGTAESAATAIAAMHGRREAQLPEPLQRRVAKAPAIVAGGAAPIPALQPVLPPLLVLHGDADGVVSVRNAAATAVLWAQALGARAGAVRTLQRGQRHAMQVTEYKARGRTVVALREVVGLAHAWSGGAAHQPYSDPAGPDASALVWAFVARQFDRRRF; this is translated from the coding sequence ATGGCCCCACGCTCCCGCCTGTTCTCCCTGTCAGCGCTGACGCGGGCGTACCAGCGCAACCTGAAGGCCCTGGTGCGCGCGACACGGCCCGCGCGCCCGGTGCGGCGCAAGGCGGCGGTGCCGCTGGCGGCGCCAGTCGCCGCGCGGGCTGGGGCGGCGGCACCCGGCGCGCGCGCGCCGCGCAGCCCCGCCGTGCGGGGCGAATGGCTGGCGGGGGTGGCGCCGGGGCCCGCGGGGGCGCGGCGCTACCACCTCTACATCCCGCCGGGGCTGGCGCCCAGGCCGGGCGAGCGTTTTCCGCTGCTGGTCATGCTGCACGGCTGCGGCCAGACGGGGCGCGATCTGGCCATCGCATCGCGCATGAACCGGCTGGCCGCGCGCGAGCGGTTTCTGGTGCTGTACCCCGAGCAGGAGCGCGTGGCCAACGCGCACGGTTGCTGGAACTGGTTCGAGCGCCGCAGCGGCAAGGCACAGGCCGAAGCCGCCACGCTGCTGGCCGCCGTGGACAAGGTCGCGCGCCGCCAGCCCGTGGACCTTGCCCGCGTGGCGGTGGCGGGCCTCTCGGCCGGCGCGAGCATGGCGGTGCTGATGGCCGCGCTGTATCCCCACCGGTTCTGCGCCGTGGCCATGCACTCGGGCGTGGCGCCGGGCACGGCCGAGTCCGCGGCCACCGCCATCGCGGCGATGCACGGGCGGCGCGAGGCGCAGCTGCCCGAGCCCCTGCAGCGGCGCGTGGCCAAGGCGCCGGCCATCGTGGCTGGTGGTGCGGCGCCCATCCCCGCGCTACAGCCCGTGCTGCCTCCGCTGCTGGTGCTGCATGGGGACGCGGACGGCGTGGTGTCGGTGCGCAACGCCGCGGCCACGGCGGTGCTGTGGGCCCAGGCGCTGGGCGCGCGCGCCGGAGCGGTGCGTACCCTGCAGCGTGGCCAGCGGCACGCCATGCAGGTCACGGAATACAAGGCCCGGGGTCGCACGGTGGTGGCGCTGCGCGAGGTGGTGGGCCTGGCCCATGCGTGGAGCGGCGGCGCGGCCCACCAGCCGTACAGCGATCCGGCTGGGCCTGATGCCTCGGCCCTGGTCTGGGCCTTCGTGGCGCGGCAGTTCGATCGCAGGCGGTTTTGA
- a CDS encoding methyl-accepting chemotaxis protein has product MTIARKLALLVLSAILGIVVMTAWFLVSERQLILEERQTGVRQVVEAAHGIATHFHDLSTKGGMPDDEARKRAAAAIQALRYSGNEYVWINDMHPRMVMHPIRPELNGQDLTANKDPNGKQLFVEFVRTVQAGGAGFVPYLWPKAGSDTPVEKTSYVKGFAPWGWVIGSGVYIDTVNSAIWQRALGFGAVALLLGAALLVVGTLISRNLLRQLGGEPGYARTIARSISEGNLSVSVETREGDRSSLLLDMQGMQGSLHRIVQRVRDGTEHIASASQQIASGNQDLSARTESQASALEQTAASMEEMTSNVKQNADNAHQASVLAQSASDVARKGGAVVEKVVQTMGSIDASSRKVSDITGVIEGIAFQTNILALNAAVEAARAGEQGRGFAVVATEVRSLAQRSSEAAKEIKALIGNSAEQVKAGAQLAQEAGATMQDVVDSVLRVSAVIEEISQASREQTDGIEQINEAIAQMDQGTQQNAALVEQATAAAAALQQQAHELKQVVAAFHLNGAHGAGHAAPSLPAAAAPRQLR; this is encoded by the coding sequence ATGACCATCGCAAGAAAACTGGCCCTTCTGGTGCTGAGCGCGATCCTCGGCATCGTGGTGATGACAGCATGGTTCCTGGTGTCGGAGCGCCAGCTGATCCTGGAAGAACGCCAGACCGGCGTGCGCCAGGTCGTGGAGGCGGCGCACGGCATCGCCACGCATTTCCACGACCTGAGCACCAAGGGCGGTATGCCCGATGACGAGGCCCGCAAGCGCGCGGCGGCGGCCATCCAGGCGCTGCGCTACAGCGGCAACGAGTATGTCTGGATCAACGACATGCACCCGCGCATGGTGATGCACCCCATCCGCCCCGAGCTGAACGGCCAGGACCTCACCGCCAACAAGGACCCCAACGGCAAACAGCTGTTCGTCGAGTTCGTGCGCACCGTGCAGGCCGGCGGCGCGGGCTTCGTGCCCTACCTGTGGCCCAAGGCAGGTAGCGACACGCCGGTGGAGAAGACCTCGTACGTGAAGGGATTCGCGCCCTGGGGCTGGGTCATCGGCTCGGGGGTGTACATCGACACGGTCAATTCCGCCATCTGGCAGCGCGCGCTGGGCTTTGGTGCCGTGGCGCTGCTGCTGGGTGCGGCGCTGCTGGTGGTGGGCACGCTGATCTCGCGCAACCTGCTGCGCCAGCTGGGCGGCGAGCCCGGCTACGCGCGCACCATCGCCCGCAGCATTTCCGAGGGCAACCTGTCGGTGTCGGTGGAGACCCGGGAGGGCGACCGCTCCAGCCTGCTGCTGGACATGCAGGGCATGCAGGGCAGCCTGCACCGCATCGTGCAGCGCGTGCGCGACGGCACCGAGCACATCGCGAGCGCCTCGCAGCAGATCGCGTCCGGCAACCAGGACCTCTCCGCGCGCACCGAATCGCAGGCCAGCGCGCTCGAGCAGACGGCGGCGTCGATGGAGGAGATGACCTCCAACGTCAAGCAGAACGCCGACAACGCCCACCAGGCCAGCGTGCTGGCGCAGTCCGCCTCCGACGTGGCGCGCAAGGGCGGCGCGGTGGTGGAGAAGGTGGTGCAGACCATGGGGTCCATCGACGCCTCGTCGCGCAAGGTGTCCGACATCACCGGTGTGATCGAAGGCATCGCGTTCCAGACCAACATCCTGGCCCTCAATGCCGCCGTGGAAGCGGCGCGCGCCGGGGAACAGGGCCGGGGCTTCGCGGTGGTGGCGACCGAGGTGCGCAGCCTGGCGCAGCGCTCGTCCGAAGCCGCCAAGGAAATCAAGGCCCTGATCGGGAACTCCGCCGAGCAGGTGAAAGCCGGCGCCCAGCTCGCCCAGGAGGCCGGTGCCACCATGCAGGACGTGGTGGACAGCGTGCTGCGCGTGTCGGCCGTGATCGAGGAGATCAGCCAGGCCAGCCGCGAGCAGACCGACGGCATCGAGCAGATCAACGAGGCCATCGCGCAGATGGACCAGGGCACGCAGCAGAACGCGGCGCTGGTCGAGCAGGCCACCGCCGCCGCCGCCGCGCTGCAGCAGCAGGCGCACGAGCTCAAGCAGGTGGTCGCGGCCTTTCACCTGAACGGCGCGCATGGCGCCGGCCACGCGGCGCCCTCCCTGCCCGCGGCCGCGGCGCCGCGCCAGCTGCGCTGA
- a CDS encoding AI-2E family transporter, whose protein sequence is MAQRPPSAPLSSAPPEPTPATLPPRTLTRGIVVASYLLVAAVLLLVMWRGLLPGLLCVCLGFLLTRALTRWFAHGLGRAQRQATPSAGSVRAAQVVAAGLVMLLPLALLAAGLTHSRGYLVDAPQQYRELLDYMARTVLELRLKLPADVAAHLPEGAAEIQRIIAGYLGAKAGALAMAGRAWLAGLLFAYVGLLIGALAAVRPPALARGPLAQQLKLRITLFGEAFRQIVAAQFWIAAFNTLLTALFLLFVLPLWGLTLPYTTVLITFTFVAGLVPIVGNLVCNVVITIVGLSVSPLAAAACLGFLILIHKAEYVINAKVVGRRTQMGVWELLSVMFVAEAVFGPAGLVAAPLFYAYLKKELVAARLV, encoded by the coding sequence ATGGCGCAGCGTCCCCCTTCGGCCCCCCTCTCCTCTGCGCCGCCAGAACCCACGCCCGCCACGCTGCCGCCGCGCACCCTGACCCGGGGCATCGTGGTGGCCAGCTACCTGCTGGTGGCGGCCGTGCTGCTGCTGGTGATGTGGCGCGGCCTGCTCCCGGGCCTGCTGTGCGTGTGCCTGGGCTTCCTGCTCACCCGCGCCCTCACGCGCTGGTTCGCCCACGGCCTGGGCCGGGCGCAGCGCCAGGCCACGCCCTCCGCCGGCAGCGTGCGGGCGGCCCAGGTCGTGGCCGCCGGCCTGGTCATGCTGCTGCCACTGGCCCTGCTGGCGGCGGGACTCACCCATTCGCGGGGCTACCTGGTCGATGCGCCCCAGCAGTACCGCGAGCTGCTGGACTACATGGCGCGCACCGTGCTGGAACTGCGCCTGAAGCTGCCCGCCGACGTCGCGGCCCACCTGCCGGAAGGCGCGGCGGAAATCCAGCGCATCATCGCCGGCTACCTGGGCGCCAAGGCGGGCGCGCTGGCCATGGCGGGGCGTGCCTGGCTGGCCGGCCTGCTGTTTGCCTATGTGGGCCTGCTGATCGGCGCGCTGGCCGCCGTGCGCCCGCCTGCCCTGGCGCGGGGGCCGCTGGCCCAGCAGCTGAAGCTGCGCATCACGCTGTTCGGCGAGGCGTTCCGCCAGATCGTGGCGGCGCAGTTCTGGATCGCGGCATTCAACACGCTGCTCACGGCGCTGTTCCTGCTGTTCGTGCTGCCGCTGTGGGGCCTGACGCTGCCCTACACGACCGTGCTCATCACCTTCACCTTCGTGGCCGGGCTCGTGCCCATCGTGGGCAACCTGGTGTGCAACGTGGTGATCACCATCGTGGGCCTGTCGGTATCGCCGCTGGCCGCTGCCGCCTGCCTGGGCTTTCTGATCCTCATCCACAAGGCCGAATACGTCATCAACGCCAAGGTGGTGGGCCGCCGCACGCAGATGGGGGTGTGGGAGCTGCTCAGCGTGATGTTCGTGGCCGAGGCCGTCTTCGGCCCCGCGGGGCTGGTCGCGGCGCCGCTGTTCTACGCCTACCTCAAGAAGGAACTGGTGGCGGCGCGGCTCGTGTAG